From the genome of Nostoc sp. HK-01, one region includes:
- a CDS encoding transposase, IS4 translates to MSSSRKTNRDHAKKKQRPMMEDEVIASQLEQLLTPAITSQENYYRQLGLRDRILNLPLMVAAVLTLLWRDVAGATELTRMLAREGFLWCKPLEVSQQAISQRFLTFPAQLFERVFKDLVPKLQDSWQRRSRRKVPQSVQFTKSKFEKIWIVDCSILEALFQKLDSLKDAPPGKLAGKICTVIDLVNFLPVEIWFNENARSADTNFESDILKSADPHTLLLLDRGFYHFNFWLQLIAQKVNFITRLKKGAAIHVEQVFTDSFSLRDRLIRLGSGTKKTPFITLRLVEVRSAKTWHSYLTSVLEPTVLPPYVVADLYRRRWRIEDAFNTVKRLLGLSYLWTGSVNGVQLQIWGTWLFYAVLVDLGDAVADELSLPFDSISLEMIYRGLYHFYVAHQKGKATDPIKYFAAPENQDLGIVKRQRKPNMLLIVAPFPDQQRGTPEFFFQPPSQIPLTTASQP, encoded by the coding sequence ATGAGTAGCAGTCGTAAAACCAATCGAGATCATGCTAAAAAGAAGCAACGCCCAATGATGGAAGACGAAGTAATTGCTTCTCAACTTGAGCAGTTACTTACACCAGCAATCACTTCACAAGAAAATTACTACCGTCAACTGGGATTAAGAGACAGGATTCTCAACTTACCATTAATGGTAGCGGCAGTGCTAACTCTACTGTGGCGAGACGTGGCGGGAGCCACAGAATTAACCAGAATGTTAGCACGAGAAGGGTTTCTGTGGTGTAAACCTCTTGAGGTGAGCCAACAAGCAATATCGCAGAGATTTCTGACATTCCCAGCGCAATTATTTGAAAGAGTTTTTAAAGATTTAGTCCCAAAATTACAAGATTCTTGGCAAAGAAGAAGTAGGCGAAAAGTCCCCCAAAGTGTTCAATTCACTAAGTCAAAATTTGAAAAAATTTGGATAGTAGATTGTTCAATTTTGGAAGCTTTATTTCAGAAGCTTGACAGTTTAAAAGATGCTCCGCCTGGTAAATTAGCTGGAAAAATTTGTACAGTTATAGATTTAGTCAATTTTTTACCTGTAGAAATTTGGTTTAATGAGAATGCCAGAAGTGCAGATACAAATTTTGAATCAGATATTTTAAAGTCAGCAGATCCCCATACCTTACTTTTATTAGATAGAGGATTTTATCATTTTAACTTCTGGCTACAACTAATTGCACAAAAAGTGAATTTTATTACTCGGTTAAAAAAGGGAGCAGCAATTCATGTCGAGCAGGTATTTACAGATAGCTTTTCTTTACGTGACCGTCTGATACGTCTTGGCTCTGGCACTAAGAAAACTCCGTTTATTACTTTACGTCTGGTCGAAGTTCGTTCAGCTAAGACCTGGCATTCTTATTTAACAAGTGTGCTTGAACCTACAGTTTTACCACCATACGTTGTGGCTGATTTGTACCGTCGAAGATGGAGAATTGAAGATGCTTTTAATACTGTAAAGCGGCTCTTAGGTTTAAGTTATTTATGGACTGGTTCTGTTAATGGTGTTCAATTGCAGATTTGGGGTACTTGGTTATTTTATGCTGTGTTAGTTGATTTAGGTGATGCTGTCGCCGACGAACTTTCTCTACCTTTTGACTCCATTTCTCTAGAGATGATTTATCGCGGTCTTTATCATTTTTATGTTGCTCATCAAAAAGGTAAGGCAACTGACCCTATCAAATACTTTGCTGCACCAGAAAATCAAGATTTAGGCATTGTTAAACGACAACGAAAACCAAACATGTTGCTCATCGTTGCTCCTTTCCCTGATCAACAACGAGGCACACCTGAATTTTTCTTTCAGCCACCTTCTCAAATCCCCTTGACAACTGCCTCACAACCTTAA
- a CDS encoding integrase family protein — MNAQPPGRKPNKHYRSREYLTPSEVRSLLDAALNRPARYAHRDYTLMLMMFRHGLRVGEAVGVSCGLRWDAVMWGESQIFITREKGSDSGVHPLRDDEIILLKELREQFPDSKYIFVSERGEVMSTDAVRKLMGRLAVQAGLDIKVHCHMMRHACGYYLVNQGYSTREIQDFLGHRDIKHTEKYTKLNARRFLNFDWGDL, encoded by the coding sequence ATGAATGCCCAACCGCCAGGACGTAAACCAAATAAGCATTACAGGTCTAGAGAATACCTTACACCATCTGAGGTGCGCTCTCTACTCGATGCTGCACTAAATCGCCCTGCCCGTTATGCCCACCGTGACTACACGCTGATGCTGATGATGTTTAGACACGGGCTGAGGGTCGGTGAAGCTGTCGGTGTAAGCTGCGGGTTACGCTGGGATGCTGTGATGTGGGGTGAAAGTCAGATTTTTATCACCAGAGAGAAAGGCAGTGACTCTGGGGTGCATCCCCTCAGAGATGATGAAATAATTTTGCTCAAAGAACTGAGAGAACAATTCCCTGATAGCAAATACATTTTCGTGTCAGAGCGTGGTGAGGTGATGTCTACTGATGCGGTGCGGAAGTTGATGGGGCGGCTGGCAGTGCAGGCGGGGCTTGATATCAAAGTTCACTGTCACATGATGCGCCATGCCTGCGGTTATTATTTGGTCAATCAGGGTTACAGCACTAGAGAAATTCAAGACTTTTTAGGACACCGCGATATCAAGCACACTGAAAAATACACCAAGCTGAATGCTCGACGTTTCTTGAATTTTGATTGGGGTGATTTGTGA
- a CDS encoding transposase — MKTKAQYKVKNWNAYDAALKQRGSITFWVNEEIIEQWRNQQKTGKKGASNHYSDVAIATMGTIQSVFHLPGRQAEGFLESLFTLMGIELEVPDHSTLSRRLSKLSVELPVIPKDKAVHVVVDSTGVKVYGEGEWKVRTHGVGKRRTWRKLHLGVDCESGEILGAVVTTNDMADCEVLPDILEQIEQPIEQVSGDGGYDTKGCYDTISQHGAKAIIPPRSNAKIQQHTNNETHFHPRDENLRRVNQVGRKQWKQESGYHRRSLSETAIFRLKTIFGGKLRRRFFNNQAVELFLQCAALNRMIQLGKPDSYKVDN, encoded by the coding sequence ATGAAGACGAAAGCCCAGTACAAAGTTAAGAATTGGAACGCTTATGATGCTGCCCTCAAGCAACGAGGCAGTATAACTTTTTGGGTGAACGAAGAAATCATCGAGCAGTGGCGCAATCAGCAAAAAACCGGGAAAAAGGGGGCATCGAATCATTACAGTGATGTGGCAATCGCCACTATGGGAACAATCCAATCGGTGTTTCATTTACCAGGGCGACAAGCAGAGGGGTTTTTAGAATCGCTGTTCACGCTCATGGGAATTGAGCTAGAAGTACCAGACCATTCCACGCTGTCTCGTCGTTTGAGCAAGTTGTCTGTGGAACTACCAGTTATCCCAAAAGACAAAGCTGTTCATGTGGTAGTGGATTCAACTGGTGTAAAAGTCTATGGTGAAGGTGAGTGGAAAGTCCGCACACATGGAGTAGGAAAACGACGGACGTGGAGGAAGTTGCATCTAGGCGTTGACTGTGAAAGCGGCGAAATTCTGGGTGCGGTGGTGACTACTAATGATATGGCTGATTGCGAGGTACTGCCTGACATATTGGAGCAGATTGAGCAACCGATAGAACAAGTATCTGGTGATGGTGGCTATGATACAAAAGGTTGTTACGACACCATTTCACAACACGGGGCCAAAGCCATAATTCCACCGCGTAGCAACGCCAAAATCCAACAACACACCAACAATGAAACACACTTCCATCCCAGAGATGAAAATCTGCGACGAGTGAATCAAGTTGGGCGCAAGCAATGGAAACAAGAGAGTGGATATCATCGCCGTTCATTATCCGAGACAGCTATATTTCGACTCAAAACCATTTTTGGTGGTAAGTTACGACGACGCTTTTTTAACAATCAAGCTGTCGAGCTATTTCTACAGTGTGCCGCCCTTAACCGCATGATCCAGTTGGGCAAGCCAGACAGTTACAAAGTAGACAACTAA
- a CDS encoding integrase-recombinase protein, producing the protein MWLHRMSSSRPLFTSVDFYAEGHRLTGDGIYKIVKRLFKRAGVEKQMSPHRCRHSAITAVLEKTDGNVRKAQKLSRHAKLNTLQIYDDNRNRDQLEMSELLMDGLD; encoded by the coding sequence ATGTGGCTGCACAGAATGTCTTCATCCCGCCCTTTGTTTACTTCGGTTGATTTTTATGCAGAAGGTCACAGGTTAACCGGGGATGGCATTTATAAAATAGTCAAACGCTTATTTAAACGGGCAGGGGTTGAAAAACAGATGTCCCCGCACCGTTGCCGCCACAGTGCTATCACTGCTGTACTTGAAAAAACTGATGGCAATGTGCGGAAAGCTCAAAAACTCAGCAGACACGCCAAGCTAAATACGCTCCAGATTTATGATGACAACCGCAATCGCGATCAATTAGAGATGTCTGAGCTATTGATGGATGGGTTGGATTGA
- a CDS encoding signal transduction protein, producing MTGMEPLVAAVAASAVSGVAVPIFQSLWGGGGKFARLLGKKLDEKTRELIFTASKQYVQNYEERHGIFKVLGMREPVKLESVYTAVQFLDNDAIRSFESIENLEKFYRQANRRKFQSPDTGKHEGIIVANDKQYLMVLGGPGAGKSTFLRKMGLEALKSKKGGFKHTCIPVFIELKTFTSSNIDIEKIIADEFRICGFPSADEFTGKALEEGKLLILLDGLDEVPTQNLNEAISRIQNFVDKYDKNRFISSCRTAAYRSIFRRFSDIKMADFDDTQIQLFIDNWFNSAADKQAKTGEKCWELLQKPENYAAKELAHTPLLLTFLCLVYDESQNFPDNRSTIYKKALRILLDKWASEKRILRDEIYKGLHTELEEILLSEIAYKNFESDRLFFSQRDVVQQIKGFLASNLNAPQHLDGEAVLNAIAVQQGILIERAEDIFSFSHLTLQEYLTAQYIDDHRLVEQLVTEHLTDERWKEVFLLVAGLMRGGADDLLLSMEKEAQKYINTPKLQALLNWAEQATTGSAGNIKPVGKRAYALINANTIGIGIAHANAIAISDTNYYAKGLAATYINTRNIAVTYVSADVIVGAYANDIANANAAEAIDYTRQLEQLKIFSNINFTALIAQLETLKDQIPDDKQSNEVRWRFSKCLQETLLNAFHITTELVNLFEEEAKVLKNYLYANYLIIQCKQASVRVSPTTWEGIEARMLLVPSN from the coding sequence ATGACAGGAATGGAACCTTTAGTAGCAGCAGTGGCGGCCTCAGCTGTTAGTGGCGTAGCCGTTCCTATTTTTCAGTCACTTTGGGGAGGCGGAGGTAAGTTTGCTAGACTGTTGGGCAAAAAACTAGATGAAAAAACTAGAGAGTTAATTTTTACTGCCTCAAAGCAGTATGTTCAGAACTACGAAGAACGGCACGGTATTTTCAAAGTGTTGGGAATGCGTGAACCTGTAAAGCTGGAATCGGTCTATACAGCAGTTCAATTTTTAGATAATGATGCCATTCGTAGTTTTGAATCTATTGAAAATTTAGAAAAATTCTATCGCCAAGCTAATAGACGCAAGTTTCAATCCCCAGATACAGGTAAACACGAAGGAATTATAGTTGCTAACGATAAGCAATATTTGATGGTGCTTGGTGGCCCTGGTGCTGGTAAATCTACATTTCTGCGAAAGATGGGACTAGAAGCACTCAAAAGTAAAAAAGGAGGGTTTAAACACACCTGTATACCAGTTTTTATTGAATTAAAGACTTTTACATCTAGTAATATTGATATTGAAAAAATTATTGCTGACGAGTTTCGGATTTGCGGCTTCCCATCGGCTGATGAATTTACAGGCAAAGCTTTAGAAGAAGGGAAATTACTTATTCTGCTAGATGGATTAGATGAAGTACCCACACAAAACTTGAATGAGGCGATTAGTAGAATTCAAAACTTTGTAGATAAATATGATAAAAACCGCTTTATTTCCTCGTGTCGCACTGCGGCTTATCGCAGTATTTTTCGCCGCTTTAGCGATATAAAAATGGCAGATTTTGATGATACCCAAATTCAGCTATTTATTGATAATTGGTTTAATTCAGCAGCAGATAAACAAGCTAAAACAGGCGAAAAGTGTTGGGAATTACTACAAAAGCCAGAAAATTACGCCGCTAAAGAGTTAGCCCACACACCTTTATTGCTAACATTTTTATGCTTGGTGTATGACGAGTCACAAAACTTTCCAGACAATCGCAGTACTATATATAAAAAAGCACTACGGATATTACTAGACAAGTGGGCATCAGAAAAGCGAATTCTTCGAGATGAAATTTATAAAGGTTTACATACAGAACTAGAAGAAATATTACTATCAGAGATTGCTTATAAAAATTTCGAGTCTGACAGACTGTTCTTTTCACAGCGTGATGTTGTTCAACAAATTAAAGGATTTTTGGCAAGTAATTTGAATGCACCTCAACATTTGGATGGAGAAGCAGTCCTAAATGCTATTGCTGTGCAACAAGGAATTTTAATAGAACGAGCAGAAGATATATTTTCTTTTTCTCATTTGACACTACAGGAATATTTAACAGCACAATATATTGATGACCATCGCCTAGTTGAGCAATTAGTTACTGAACACCTAACAGATGAACGTTGGAAGGAAGTGTTTTTATTAGTAGCTGGTTTAATGCGTGGTGGTGCAGATGATTTGCTGTTGTCGATGGAGAAAGAGGCGCAAAAGTACATTAACACACCGAAACTACAAGCTTTATTAAACTGGGCAGAACAGGCAACAACTGGATCTGCTGGAAATATTAAACCTGTGGGTAAACGTGCATATGCGCTCATCAACGCCAATACCATTGGCATCGGCATCGCCCATGCCAATGCCATCGCTATCAGCGACACTAATTACTACGCCAAGGGCCTTGCTGCTACTTACATTAATACTAGAAATATCGCTGTAACCTACGTAAGCGCTGACGTAATCGTTGGCGCTTACGCCAATGATATTGCCAACGCCAACGCCGCCGAAGCTATCGACTATACTCGTCAACTTGAACAATTAAAAATTTTTAGTAACATCAACTTTACTGCGCTGATTGCCCAACTAGAAACACTGAAAGATCAAATTCCTGATGATAAACAATCAAACGAAGTGCGTTGGCGATTTTCTAAGTGCCTTCAAGAAACCTTGCTCAATGCTTTCCATATCACCACAGAATTGGTAAATTTATTCGAGGAAGAAGCAAAGGTACTAAAAAATTATCTCTACGCCAACTACCTTATTATTCAGTGTAAACAAGCATCTGTGCGGGTGTCCCCCACAACCTGGGAAGGAATTGAGGCGCGGATGTTGTTAGTTCCAAGTAATTGA
- a CDS encoding cobyrinic acid a,c-diamide synthase has product MSRVIAFFNQAGGVGKTTLTMNLGYQVLLRGHKVLLIDLDPQASLTSFMGLDPEKLDKTPFDALINEEPLFIQPKQHGMDIAPTNINLSVAEIQLVNMDFREVRLKEAIESIRNDYDFILIDCPPSLGLLSYSSLVAASHLLIPIETHYKAFQGTNLLLQTIAQVKKRGNRNLKIAGFIPSRYAASNSQDQRTLKAISEQFSDIATVYEPIPRATAFVDASEQQVPLAVYEPKHPVLKVLDKIAEKMEQF; this is encoded by the coding sequence ATGAGTCGGGTCATCGCATTCTTCAATCAAGCAGGAGGGGTTGGTAAAACGACCCTGACCATGAACCTGGGCTATCAAGTACTGTTACGGGGTCACAAAGTTCTTCTCATTGACCTCGACCCCCAAGCTTCCTTAACTTCTTTTATGGGTCTTGACCCAGAAAAATTAGACAAAACTCCTTTTGATGCGCTTATAAATGAGGAACCACTATTCATCCAGCCAAAACAACATGGTATGGATATAGCCCCTACTAATATCAACCTCAGCGTTGCTGAAATTCAACTCGTTAATATGGATTTTCGTGAAGTCCGGTTGAAAGAAGCTATTGAGTCAATTCGCAATGACTATGACTTTATCCTCATCGACTGCCCACCCAGTTTAGGGCTGTTAAGTTATAGCAGCCTTGTCGCTGCCAGTCACTTGCTCATTCCTATTGAAACCCACTACAAAGCTTTTCAGGGAACAAATCTACTATTGCAAACTATAGCCCAAGTCAAAAAAAGAGGAAACCGCAACTTAAAAATAGCTGGGTTCATTCCTTCTCGCTATGCCGCTTCCAACTCCCAAGACCAACGTACCCTTAAAGCTATTTCAGAACAATTCTCAGACATCGCCACCGTTTACGAGCCAATTCCCAGAGCTACAGCTTTTGTAGATGCTTCTGAACAACAAGTACCCTTAGCTGTCTACGAACCCAAGCATCCAGTTCTCAAAGTATTAGACAAGATAGCAGAAAAAATGGAGCAATTCTAA
- a CDS encoding chromosome partitioning protein, ParB family, with protein sequence MARPRKTEQPYKAKADISVLMGAELPSTEPQMLPIDCISLPESQPRRYFDPVKQEQLLQSIKTHGILENLLVRPLPDQENQYELVAGERRYRAAIAAGLKEVPVSIRELTAEQALQLALVENLLREDLNPVEETEGILQLLSIRISLPVADVPNLLYRMQHEAKGKVAQNVLGNEQGQAIIAVFEELGKLSWESFVSSRLPLLKLPAEILAALRAGKIAYTKAQLIARIKDQQQRQSLLEEAVAADLSVSEIRERVKALQPSIDSESPQATIQAVTRHLTKSKVWENSKKWKQVQTILKRLEALVSDEKDFD encoded by the coding sequence ATGGCCAGACCTCGCAAAACAGAGCAACCTTACAAAGCCAAGGCTGACATCAGTGTGTTGATGGGTGCGGAACTGCCTTCAACGGAACCGCAGATGTTGCCAATTGACTGTATCTCTCTACCTGAGAGTCAACCTCGCCGTTACTTCGACCCAGTTAAACAGGAGCAGCTACTTCAATCTATCAAAACTCATGGCATTTTAGAGAACTTACTTGTCCGTCCGCTCCCTGACCAAGAAAATCAATACGAGTTGGTAGCAGGAGAAAGACGCTACCGAGCAGCTATCGCGGCTGGGCTTAAGGAAGTTCCTGTTAGTATTCGTGAACTGACTGCTGAACAAGCACTGCAACTGGCTCTGGTAGAAAACCTGCTGCGCGAAGACCTCAACCCAGTAGAAGAGACAGAAGGCATACTGCAACTGCTGTCTATCCGGATTTCTCTGCCAGTAGCCGATGTCCCTAATCTACTTTACCGGATGCAACATGAAGCGAAAGGGAAAGTTGCCCAAAACGTTTTGGGCAATGAACAAGGACAGGCAATAATAGCAGTTTTCGAGGAATTAGGAAAGCTTAGTTGGGAATCTTTTGTCTCTAGTCGTTTACCACTGCTGAAGTTGCCAGCAGAGATTTTAGCAGCACTCCGAGCCGGAAAAATTGCTTATACCAAAGCTCAACTGATTGCCAGAATTAAAGACCAACAACAGAGACAATCATTGTTAGAAGAAGCGGTTGCCGCAGATTTATCTGTTAGTGAAATTCGAGAACGAGTTAAGGCACTGCAACCTTCAATAGATTCTGAGTCGCCGCAAGCCACAATTCAAGCAGTTACCCGTCATCTAACTAAGTCCAAAGTTTGGGAGAACTCTAAAAAGTGGAAACAAGTGCAGACAATTTTGAAAAGGCTGGAAGCCTTAGTTTCAGATGAAAAAGATTTTGACTAG
- a CDS encoding hypothetical protein (similar to adenylate cyclase), with amino-acid sequence MLLRFKLRKADGGKVRATVFLDGEELAEGCLTESLDELKSSFRQWQEAYLGLEDVALRLTPVSVKQRFSRDEIARFAESFRQGFDEWLRGDAEWQKAREKLARRLANRSEGEIRIFLDVDEADLRRFPWQDWEFFQEYCQDAEVALCERIDATKTNSPSGSVKVLVVVGNNEGIAEGIREDLKAIEELEQQNKGIFNVLEQPSRHELLDSLRSQPYEIFIFTGHSGSSDNKEIGWIGLSQTDSLKITDLKLALRQAINQRLQLCIFNSCDGLGLAKQLAELKLPLAIVMREPVPDEVAARFLRVFLQNFSNGESFFRSFREARHGLEGFNAKYPGVYWLPSICIGMSVEPPTWQQLSGFEEPITDKRGFPPPPPPSVPFWKRLLLPIGLVAVTLLSLAVGNFWLTFNQMHSIDKNIVTKNDTKRTSIKDIQPPQISGTVPYGGSTSAVFLDNMIRPVIHQLHKNFTLKPSFSNTGKGLEQMFDPNKNTDERLQFIFASKSVNRLNTKLEHIADDAIAVVVNPNLPVKSLTLDDLRRIITGEVTDWREIIGGQSIPIHVYFRPESGTEEFLKEALPLTSDQKDKAFKGKNSFAITNPQSPLEEAKNKVQNDPGGIYFVTASESVHECEFKPVPILGSGNVLVAPYKGQLIARDSNCAQLPQEKRNQVNIEAIRNSTYPLIRPIYLVLRTDDPTAKKWGEYYLNVLRTDEGKDLILKAGFLPK; translated from the coding sequence ATGTTGCTCAGGTTCAAGTTGCGAAAAGCGGATGGGGGAAAAGTACGAGCTACCGTATTTTTGGACGGGGAAGAATTGGCTGAAGGTTGTTTAACTGAATCTTTAGATGAGCTTAAATCATCTTTTCGCCAATGGCAAGAAGCATATTTAGGGTTAGAAGATGTGGCATTACGCCTCACACCAGTATCAGTTAAGCAGCGTTTTTCTAGAGATGAAATCGCTAGGTTTGCTGAATCTTTTAGACAAGGTTTTGACGAATGGCTTAGGGGGGATGCAGAATGGCAAAAAGCTAGGGAGAAATTAGCAAGAAGATTAGCCAACAGATCTGAAGGCGAAATTCGCATTTTTCTAGACGTTGATGAAGCTGATCTACGACGATTTCCCTGGCAAGATTGGGAATTTTTTCAGGAATATTGTCAAGATGCGGAAGTTGCCTTATGTGAGCGCATAGATGCCACTAAAACCAATTCTCCATCAGGCTCAGTAAAAGTTTTAGTAGTTGTAGGGAACAACGAAGGTATTGCAGAAGGTATTCGAGAAGACCTGAAAGCAATCGAGGAACTAGAACAACAGAATAAAGGAATTTTCAATGTTTTAGAACAACCTAGTCGTCACGAGTTACTTGACTCCTTACGGAGCCAGCCCTACGAGATTTTTATTTTTACAGGTCACAGTGGGAGTAGCGATAATAAGGAAATTGGTTGGATTGGGCTTAGTCAGACAGATAGCTTGAAGATTACTGATTTAAAGTTGGCATTGCGTCAAGCTATCAATCAGCGATTACAACTTTGCATTTTTAATTCGTGTGATGGCTTGGGGTTGGCAAAGCAACTGGCTGAACTGAAACTTCCTTTAGCAATTGTGATGCGAGAGCCAGTACCAGACGAAGTAGCAGCGAGATTCTTGCGAGTCTTCTTGCAAAATTTTTCTAATGGGGAATCATTTTTTAGGTCTTTCCGTGAAGCACGGCATGGATTGGAAGGCTTTAATGCTAAGTATCCTGGTGTTTACTGGTTGCCAAGCATCTGCATTGGTATGTCGGTTGAACCACCCACATGGCAGCAACTTAGTGGATTTGAAGAACCTATAACGGATAAGAGAGGCTTTCCACCTCCACCTCCACCGTCTGTTCCCTTTTGGAAGCGGTTGCTATTGCCTATAGGATTAGTGGCTGTTACTTTGCTCTCACTTGCTGTTGGGAACTTTTGGTTGACTTTTAATCAAATGCACTCAATCGATAAAAACATCGTTACGAAGAATGATACTAAGAGAACTAGTATCAAGGATATTCAACCGCCTCAAATTTCCGGAACTGTGCCATATGGTGGTAGTACATCAGCAGTATTTCTTGATAATATGATCCGGCCAGTAATTCATCAGTTACATAAAAATTTCACCTTAAAGCCCAGTTTTAGTAACACAGGCAAAGGGCTTGAGCAAATGTTCGACCCTAATAAAAATACTGATGAGCGACTCCAATTTATCTTTGCATCAAAATCGGTTAACAGATTGAATACTAAATTAGAACACATAGCTGATGATGCAATTGCAGTTGTAGTCAACCCTAACTTACCTGTAAAAAGTCTGACTCTGGATGATTTAAGACGTATTATTACAGGTGAAGTGACCGATTGGCGAGAAATTATTGGTGGACAGTCTATACCCATCCACGTTTATTTTCGTCCTGAAAGTGGAACTGAGGAATTTCTTAAAGAGGCTTTACCGCTAACAAGTGATCAAAAAGATAAAGCATTCAAAGGTAAGAATTCCTTTGCTATTACTAATCCTCAGTCACCTCTAGAAGAAGCTAAAAATAAAGTGCAGAATGATCCAGGGGGAATTTATTTTGTCACAGCTTCTGAATCTGTCCATGAATGTGAGTTTAAACCTGTCCCAATATTGGGTTCTGGCAATGTGTTGGTTGCACCTTATAAGGGTCAGTTAATTGCGCGTGATTCTAATTGCGCTCAATTACCACAAGAGAAACGCAATCAAGTTAATATTGAAGCAATCAGAAACAGCACTTATCCTCTCATTCGCCCAATCTATTTAGTTTTACGGACTGATGATCCAACAGCTAAGAAATGGGGTGAATATTATTTAAACGTTCTGCGAACTGACGAGGGAAAAGACCTAATTTTGAAAGCTGGATTTCTACCTAAGTAA
- a CDS encoding response regulator receiver sensor signal transduction histidine kinase — protein sequence MKKILICDDIEDIVELLRFTLEPEGFAVDTTNSAREAIFKIQQNQPDLLVSNVMMPDMSGYELAKYIQKNLKIDNLPILFITAINEEEFKRESLVQLSQVMFKPLDIQNFIDKIKSMLNEE from the coding sequence ATGAAAAAGATTTTAATCTGTGATGATATTGAAGATATAGTTGAGCTTTTAAGATTTACTCTAGAACCAGAAGGCTTTGCAGTTGACACTACAAATAGTGCAAGGGAAGCAATTTTTAAAATCCAACAAAATCAACCTGATTTATTAGTATCGAATGTAATGATGCCTGATATGAGTGGCTACGAACTCGCTAAATATATTCAGAAAAATTTAAAAATTGACAATCTTCCGATATTGTTTATAACAGCAATTAATGAAGAAGAATTCAAAAGAGAAAGCTTAGTTCAATTATCTCAAGTAATGTTCAAGCCATTGGATATTCAAAATTTTATAGACAAAATAAAATCCATGCTGAATGAAGAATAA
- the hupB gene encoding DNA-binding protein HU-beta, whose product MKPRKVSISPPKMSVDKKELVRRVQQRLSKQTGAVEEIIDATIEEIYESLKQGDSVALRNFGTFYVRTGRDCWVFKFNPSQRLRQAFGWSSTHKPKP is encoded by the coding sequence ATGAAGCCAAGAAAAGTTAGTATCAGTCCGCCTAAGATGTCTGTTGATAAAAAGGAATTGGTACGCCGCGTTCAACAACGGTTGAGTAAACAAACCGGAGCAGTTGAAGAAATTATTGATGCCACAATAGAGGAAATTTATGAATCTCTAAAACAGGGGGACAGTGTTGCTCTACGAAACTTTGGCACTTTTTATGTCAGAACAGGGCGAGATTGCTGGGTATTTAAGTTCAATCCCTCGCAACGGTTACGTCAAGCGTTTGGTTGGTCGTCAACTCATAAGCCCAAGCCCTAA
- a CDS encoding CopG domain protein DNA-binding domain protein has translation MTKKTKSPNKSRKEHQRKPIRKGIKSTRGQPEHYSEIKKCVSIGITPTALTGLDELSQQLDISRSEMIERIGRGLIKLVDGAASS, from the coding sequence ATGACCAAGAAAACTAAATCCCCGAACAAGTCTAGAAAAGAGCATCAGAGAAAGCCCATTCGTAAGGGCATAAAATCAACTCGCGGTCAACCAGAACATTATTCAGAAATCAAAAAATGTGTGTCTATCGGTATCACCCCAACTGCTTTAACTGGATTAGATGAGCTTAGTCAACAACTGGATATTTCTCGCAGTGAGATGATTGAGCGTATTGGCCGCGGGTTAATCAAATTAGTAGATGGTGCTGCTTCTAGCTAA